The following coding sequences are from one Paenibacillus sp. FSL R5-0912 window:
- a CDS encoding alpha/beta hydrolase, producing the protein MNVRKNAGQFNIDPEQIVIWGDSSGGHTAVMTGITPQDKTLDTDVYNGFSCEVKGIIDYYGPADITRMNEAHSTMDHAGADSPEGLLIGGLSVLVNPEQAEPTIIMNHISQEVDIPPILIIHGNKDRLVPFEQSVLLYNDLKQKGKDVEFYKIEGADHGGPDFWSDDVLGIVQDFIIRGG; encoded by the coding sequence ATGAACGTCCGGAAGAATGCCGGGCAGTTTAATATTGATCCGGAGCAAATCGTAATTTGGGGAGACTCCTCCGGCGGTCATACGGCAGTGATGACGGGGATAACTCCGCAGGACAAGACGCTCGATACGGATGTGTACAACGGATTTTCCTGCGAAGTGAAGGGAATCATCGACTACTACGGTCCTGCAGATATTACCCGGATGAATGAGGCACACTCAACGATGGACCATGCCGGAGCAGATTCTCCCGAAGGCCTGCTGATCGGAGGTCTGAGTGTACTGGTGAATCCGGAGCAGGCGGAACCAACCATTATTATGAATCATATTTCGCAGGAAGTGGACATTCCGCCCATCCTAATCATCCATGGCAATAAGGATCGTCTGGTCCCTTTTGAGCAAAGTGTGCTGCTGTATAACGACCTGAAGCAAAAAGGTAAGGATGTTGAGTTCTACAAAATAGAGGGAGCCGATCATGGCGGCCCTGACTTCTGGTCTGATGATGTGCTCGGTATTGTTCAAGATTTTATTATACGGGGAGGGTGA
- a CDS encoding flavodoxin family protein, with amino-acid sequence MKKVTAIIGNQQKHATYRAVCEFEAQLRTYGEIEFEYIFLKDYRLEFCRGCKVCFSKGEELCPLKDDRDVLIRKMERSDGVIMATPNYAFHVSATMKNLLDRLAYVFHRPQFFGKTYTAVVNQGIYGGKGIVKYLSSMGENLGFQVTPGCVLHTMEPITQAAQEKNSQQIRKAAARFHKGLMRPSPPAPTLFRLMLFRLSRTSIHNMLDDKSKDYRHYKDNGWFESAYYVKVPLGPFKRLAGRLFDLIGRRMAKNAKQ; translated from the coding sequence ATGAAGAAAGTCACCGCAATTATTGGTAATCAGCAAAAGCATGCGACGTACAGAGCAGTCTGCGAATTTGAAGCTCAGCTAAGGACATACGGGGAGATTGAGTTTGAGTACATTTTCCTGAAGGATTACAGGCTAGAGTTCTGCCGGGGCTGCAAGGTCTGCTTCAGTAAAGGCGAAGAATTGTGCCCGCTCAAAGATGACCGGGATGTACTGATCAGGAAGATGGAGCGCTCCGATGGTGTTATTATGGCCACTCCGAATTATGCATTCCATGTATCGGCAACGATGAAGAATCTGCTGGACCGGCTGGCTTATGTATTCCATCGGCCGCAGTTCTTCGGCAAGACTTATACAGCGGTCGTCAACCAGGGCATTTACGGCGGCAAGGGTATCGTCAAATATCTTAGCAGTATGGGAGAGAATCTGGGCTTTCAGGTGACCCCGGGCTGTGTGCTTCATACGATGGAGCCGATAACACAAGCTGCCCAAGAGAAAAATTCACAGCAAATCCGCAAGGCCGCCGCCAGATTCCACAAAGGGCTTATGCGTCCGTCACCTCCAGCGCCCACGTTATTTAGACTGATGCTGTTCCGCTTGTCCCGGACCAGTATTCATAATATGCTGGATGACAAGTCCAAAGATTACCGGCATTACAAGGACAACGGCTGGTTTGAGTCGGCTTATTATGTTAAAGTTCCGCTGGGGCCCTTCAAAAGACTGGCCGGACGCCTATTTGATCTGATCGGTCGAAGAATGGCTAAGAATGCCAAACAATGA
- a CDS encoding SHOCT domain-containing protein, with protein MTNEQQSGQGTMEMILAGAVKLPGVQVDRSEFLAQQFAKYDTYGNMSTILERGPLEAGISLSVIDKLAKTLIEKRTILSTAASTAAGLPGGLAMAATIPADTLQFFGVAMRLSQELAYLYGGAALWQGNNPDSEQVSRELTLYLGVMFGVAGSAPMLRILNAPNSRQLLNEQTRQDFAQTMYYPLLKKISSYIGIKITKKTFAQGASKFIPVLGGLLSGGMTYFSMKPMGHRLREALYDACDHYSEAQLAQDRDKVQRAVADSEINVIEGEFFDLGFDSKPEPATTAAAKPEKFSAADELLKFKQLLDMGVISQEEFDRKKSELLNS; from the coding sequence ATGACCAACGAACAGCAATCTGGACAAGGGACGATGGAGATGATTTTGGCTGGAGCAGTGAAGCTTCCCGGGGTACAGGTTGACCGGAGTGAATTCCTTGCACAGCAGTTTGCCAAATATGATACTTATGGAAATATGAGTACCATACTGGAGCGGGGACCGCTTGAAGCCGGGATCAGCCTATCGGTCATTGACAAACTAGCCAAGACGCTAATTGAAAAGCGTACTATCTTGAGTACAGCAGCTTCCACAGCAGCAGGCCTTCCGGGCGGATTAGCCATGGCAGCGACCATTCCGGCAGACACCCTGCAGTTTTTTGGCGTAGCCATGCGCTTGTCCCAGGAATTAGCCTACCTGTATGGGGGCGCAGCTCTGTGGCAAGGCAACAACCCGGATTCGGAGCAGGTTAGCCGTGAGCTTACATTATATCTGGGAGTTATGTTTGGAGTGGCCGGCTCTGCTCCGATGCTGCGCATTCTGAACGCACCTAATTCCCGGCAGCTACTGAATGAGCAGACCCGGCAAGACTTCGCCCAAACGATGTATTACCCGCTGCTGAAGAAAATCTCTTCTTATATCGGGATTAAAATTACCAAGAAAACCTTCGCCCAAGGCGCATCCAAGTTCATACCTGTTCTGGGCGGACTTCTCTCCGGTGGGATGACCTATTTCTCCATGAAACCTATGGGACACCGCCTGCGGGAAGCTTTGTACGATGCTTGCGATCATTATTCAGAAGCTCAGCTGGCGCAGGATAGGGATAAGGTGCAGCGTGCGGTTGCAGATTCGGAGATTAATGTAATTGAAGGCGAATTCTTTGACTTAGGGTTTGATTCCAAACCAGAACCGGCAACAACAGCTGCTGCGAAACCGGAGAAATTTAGTGCCGCGGATGAACTGCTGAAGTTCAAACAGCTGCTGGATATGGGCGTAATTTCGCAAGAGGAATTCGACCGCAAGAAATCTGAGCTGCTGAACAGCTGA